Proteins encoded together in one Coregonus clupeaformis isolate EN_2021a chromosome 30, ASM2061545v1, whole genome shotgun sequence window:
- the LOC121545397 gene encoding protein tyrosine phosphatase domain-containing protein 1 isoform X1, with the protein MESVMTPRAKYTLVGEVIRHVIPLPTQCSIWCGGLNCKYENPDCWSEDKQAIKGLYSSWVTENLLAMARPSTVLIEKYNIIDQFKRCGLKTVINLQRPGEHASCGPNTLEPESGFSYRPEVLMENDIYFYNFGWNDYGVASLTSILDMVKVMSFAIQEGKMAVHCHAGLGRTGVLLACYLVFATRMTADQAIVFVRSKRPNSIQTRGQLYCVREFAQFLVPVRSIFSCAEPRTNPVTLSQFLTRQGHMLHGYERRELRHLPKIIQVICKLLLDIAEHSQVIEEDMLDIPDMTAEEEMEFERYRDFGFTKGSFGGGSMGGQPRLPGPPTKHRHANEPALFYHRKSLSYSESDLQRLGCELHLLTQPLSNSLSSSNVPVACSPSLNSLPRTLATGSHVTTTYSSQNGSLPHGSLWEQKSLAEGSPLLKKSQKACQRSESECHPKQKTFGSMLLSWKKKQREKLANNGNVSQIEESEVPFITIQTELSKEARRQLVAQALAVDLELDGEEEHRERLHAWQSGLNMGGAWERLCTLEKDPFVLSGLMWTWLEQLKEPVISVKDVQKLDLNDSDPANPEAVFKPLDQAPREMLVCILDCMAHVLTIPEEVEAAFLERTIKAFTKMGKCSAVYPALAEILKLVLHDMRFTAIEEDEVPFMPPVPMILIP; encoded by the exons ATGGAGTCAG TCATGACCCCCCGGGCGAAGTACACGTTGGTCGGGGAGGTGATACGTCACGTCATCCCTTTGCCCACACAGTGCTCCATATGGTGTGGAGGTCTGAACTGCAAGTATGAGAACCCTGACTGCTGGAGCGAGGACAAGCAGGCCATCAAAGGCCTCTATTCCTCCTG GGTCACGGAGAACCTACTTGCCATGGCCAGGCCCTCTACTGTATTAATAGAAAAGTACAACATCATTGACCAATTTAAAAG atgtggcCTGAAGACTGTGATAAACCTGCAGAGACCAGGGGAACACGCCAGCTGTGGTCCCAACACACTGGAACCAGAGAGTGGATTCTCCTACCGACCTGAGGTGTTGATGGAGAATGACA TATATTTCTATAACTTTGGATGGAATGACTACGGGGTGGCCTCCCTCACATCCATCCTGGACATGGTGAAAGTTATGTCCTTTGCGATTCAGGAGGGGAAAATGGCTGTCCACTGTCATGCTGGTCTGGGAAGAACAG GTGTGTTGTTAGCGTGTTACCTGGTCTTCGCCACCAGGATGACCGCTGACCAGGCCATCGTGTTTGTACGTTCCAAACGTCCCAACTCCATCCAGACCAGAGGTCAGCTGTATTGCGTGCGGGAGTTTGCCCAGTTCCTGGTCCCCGTCAGGAGTATTTTCTCCTGTGCTGAGCCCAGGACTAACCCAGTGACCCTGTCCCAGTTCCTGACCCGCCAGGGACACATGCTGCACGGCTATGAGCGCCGGGAGCTCAGGCACCTGCCCAAGATCATCCAGGTGATCTGCAAGCTGCTGCTGGACATCGCTGAGCACTCTCAGGTCATCGAGGAGGACATGCTGGACATCCCTGACATGACGGCCGAGGAGGAGATGGAGTTTGAGCGCTACCGCGACTTTGGCTTCACCAAGGGTAGCTTCGGGGGAGGCAGCATGGGGGGCCAGCCCCGCTTACCGGGACCCCCAACCAAACACCGACACGCCAACGAACCGGCCCTCTTCTACCACCGCAAGAGCCTGAGCTACAGCGAGTCGGACCTGCAGAGGCTAGGCTGTGAGCTCCATCTGCTGACCCAacctctctccaactctctgtcCTCTAGCAACGTGCCTGTGGCCTGTTCTCCCTCCCTGAACTCCCTGCCTAGAACCCTGGCCACAGGCAGCCACGTCACCACCACATACAGCTCCCAAAATGGATCCCTCCCCCATGGGTCCCTCTGGGAGCAGAAGAGCCTGGCGGAGGGATCCCCACTCCTAAAGAAGAGTCAGAAAGCCTGCCAGCGCAGCGAGTCCGAGTGCCACCCCAAGCAGAAAACGTTTGGCAGCATGTTGTTAAGCTGGAAGAAGAAGCAGAGGGAGAAGTTAGCAAACAATGGGAATGTGTCTCAGATAGAGGAGTCAGAGGTGCCCTTCATCACCATCCAAACAGAGCTGTCCAAGGAGGCCAGGCGGCAGCTGGTGGCCCAGGCTCTGGCTGTGGATCTGGAactggatggagaggaggagcacAGGGAGAGACTCCACGCCTGGCAG TCCGGGTTAAACATGGGAGGGGCGTGGGAGAGGCTGTGTACATTGGAGAAGGACCCATTTGTGCTCTCTGGGCTCATGTGGACCTGGCTGGAGCAGCTGAAGGAGCCAGTCATCTCCGTCAAGGATGTACAAAAACTGGACCTTAACGACAGTGACCCTGCAAACCCAGAGGCTGTCTTCAAACCACTGGACCAG GCTCCCAGGGAGATGTTGGTGTGCATTCTGGACTGTATGGCTCATGTTCTCACAATACCAGAAGAGGTGGAGGCTGCTTTCCTGGAGCGCACCATCAAGGCTTTCACAAAG ATGGGAAAATGCTCAGCGGTGTATCCGGCCTTGGCAGAGATCCTCAAGCTGGTCCTACATGACATGAGGTTTACAGCCATAGAGGAGGATGAGGTACCATTTATGCCTCCCGTCCCTATGATTCTGATCCCATAG
- the LOC121545397 gene encoding protein tyrosine phosphatase domain-containing protein 1 isoform X3, with protein MENDIYFYNFGWNDYGVASLTSILDMVKVMSFAIQEGKMAVHCHAGLGRTGVLLACYLVFATRMTADQAIVFVRSKRPNSIQTRGQLYCVREFAQFLVPVRSIFSCAEPRTNPVTLSQFLTRQGHMLHGYERRELRHLPKIIQVICKLLLDIAEHSQVIEEDMLDIPDMTAEEEMEFERYRDFGFTKGSFGGGSMGGQPRLPGPPTKHRHANEPALFYHRKSLSYSESDLQRLGCELHLLTQPLSNSLSSSNVPVACSPSLNSLPRTLATGSHVTTTYSSQNGSLPHGSLWEQKSLAEGSPLLKKSQKACQRSESECHPKQKTFGSMLLSWKKKQREKLANNGNVSQIEESEVPFITIQTELSKEARRQLVAQALAVDLELDGEEEHRERLHAWQSGLNMGGAWERLCTLEKDPFVLSGLMWTWLEQLKEPVISVKDVQKLDLNDSDPANPEAVFKPLDQAPREMLVCILDCMAHVLTIPEEVEAAFLERTIKAFTKMGKCSAVYPALAEILKLVLHDMRFTAIEEDEVPFMPPVPMILIP; from the exons ATGGAGAATGACA TATATTTCTATAACTTTGGATGGAATGACTACGGGGTGGCCTCCCTCACATCCATCCTGGACATGGTGAAAGTTATGTCCTTTGCGATTCAGGAGGGGAAAATGGCTGTCCACTGTCATGCTGGTCTGGGAAGAACAG GTGTGTTGTTAGCGTGTTACCTGGTCTTCGCCACCAGGATGACCGCTGACCAGGCCATCGTGTTTGTACGTTCCAAACGTCCCAACTCCATCCAGACCAGAGGTCAGCTGTATTGCGTGCGGGAGTTTGCCCAGTTCCTGGTCCCCGTCAGGAGTATTTTCTCCTGTGCTGAGCCCAGGACTAACCCAGTGACCCTGTCCCAGTTCCTGACCCGCCAGGGACACATGCTGCACGGCTATGAGCGCCGGGAGCTCAGGCACCTGCCCAAGATCATCCAGGTGATCTGCAAGCTGCTGCTGGACATCGCTGAGCACTCTCAGGTCATCGAGGAGGACATGCTGGACATCCCTGACATGACGGCCGAGGAGGAGATGGAGTTTGAGCGCTACCGCGACTTTGGCTTCACCAAGGGTAGCTTCGGGGGAGGCAGCATGGGGGGCCAGCCCCGCTTACCGGGACCCCCAACCAAACACCGACACGCCAACGAACCGGCCCTCTTCTACCACCGCAAGAGCCTGAGCTACAGCGAGTCGGACCTGCAGAGGCTAGGCTGTGAGCTCCATCTGCTGACCCAacctctctccaactctctgtcCTCTAGCAACGTGCCTGTGGCCTGTTCTCCCTCCCTGAACTCCCTGCCTAGAACCCTGGCCACAGGCAGCCACGTCACCACCACATACAGCTCCCAAAATGGATCCCTCCCCCATGGGTCCCTCTGGGAGCAGAAGAGCCTGGCGGAGGGATCCCCACTCCTAAAGAAGAGTCAGAAAGCCTGCCAGCGCAGCGAGTCCGAGTGCCACCCCAAGCAGAAAACGTTTGGCAGCATGTTGTTAAGCTGGAAGAAGAAGCAGAGGGAGAAGTTAGCAAACAATGGGAATGTGTCTCAGATAGAGGAGTCAGAGGTGCCCTTCATCACCATCCAAACAGAGCTGTCCAAGGAGGCCAGGCGGCAGCTGGTGGCCCAGGCTCTGGCTGTGGATCTGGAactggatggagaggaggagcacAGGGAGAGACTCCACGCCTGGCAG TCCGGGTTAAACATGGGAGGGGCGTGGGAGAGGCTGTGTACATTGGAGAAGGACCCATTTGTGCTCTCTGGGCTCATGTGGACCTGGCTGGAGCAGCTGAAGGAGCCAGTCATCTCCGTCAAGGATGTACAAAAACTGGACCTTAACGACAGTGACCCTGCAAACCCAGAGGCTGTCTTCAAACCACTGGACCAG GCTCCCAGGGAGATGTTGGTGTGCATTCTGGACTGTATGGCTCATGTTCTCACAATACCAGAAGAGGTGGAGGCTGCTTTCCTGGAGCGCACCATCAAGGCTTTCACAAAG ATGGGAAAATGCTCAGCGGTGTATCCGGCCTTGGCAGAGATCCTCAAGCTGGTCCTACATGACATGAGGTTTACAGCCATAGAGGAGGATGAGGTACCATTTATGCCTCCCGTCCCTATGATTCTGATCCCATAG
- the LOC121545397 gene encoding protein tyrosine phosphatase domain-containing protein 1 isoform X2 → MESVMTPRAKYTLVGEVIRHVIPLPTQCSIWCGGLNCKYENPDCWSEDKQAIKGLYSSWVTENLLAMARPSTVLIEKYNIIDQFKRCGLKTVINLQRPGEHASCGPNTLEPESGFSYRPEVLMENDIYFYNFGWNDYGVASLTSILDMVKVMSFAIQEGKMAVHCHAGLGRTGVLLACYLVFATRMTADQAIVFVRSKRPNSIQTRGQLYCVREFAQFLVPVRSIFSCAEPRTNPVTLSQFLTRQGHMLHGYERRELRHLPKIIQVICKLLLDIAEHSQVIEEDMLDIPDMTAEEEMEFERYRDFGFTKGSFGGGSMGGQPRLPGPPTKHRHANEPALFYHRKSLSYSESDLQRLGCELHLLTQPLSNSLSSSNVPVACSPSLNSLPRTLATGSHVTTTYSSQNGSLPHGSLWEQKSLAEGSPLLKKSQKACQRSESECHPKQKTFGSMLLSWKKKQREKLANNGNVSQIEESEVPFITIQTELSKEARRQLVAQALAVDLELDGEEEHRERLHAWQSGLNMGGAWERLCTLEKDPFVLSGLMWTWLEQLKEPVISVKDVQKLDLNDSDPANPEAVFKPLDQVSSTYCSQGDVGVHSGLYGSCSHNTRRGGGCFPGAHHQGFHKDGKMLSGVSGLGRDPQAGPT, encoded by the exons ATGGAGTCAG TCATGACCCCCCGGGCGAAGTACACGTTGGTCGGGGAGGTGATACGTCACGTCATCCCTTTGCCCACACAGTGCTCCATATGGTGTGGAGGTCTGAACTGCAAGTATGAGAACCCTGACTGCTGGAGCGAGGACAAGCAGGCCATCAAAGGCCTCTATTCCTCCTG GGTCACGGAGAACCTACTTGCCATGGCCAGGCCCTCTACTGTATTAATAGAAAAGTACAACATCATTGACCAATTTAAAAG atgtggcCTGAAGACTGTGATAAACCTGCAGAGACCAGGGGAACACGCCAGCTGTGGTCCCAACACACTGGAACCAGAGAGTGGATTCTCCTACCGACCTGAGGTGTTGATGGAGAATGACA TATATTTCTATAACTTTGGATGGAATGACTACGGGGTGGCCTCCCTCACATCCATCCTGGACATGGTGAAAGTTATGTCCTTTGCGATTCAGGAGGGGAAAATGGCTGTCCACTGTCATGCTGGTCTGGGAAGAACAG GTGTGTTGTTAGCGTGTTACCTGGTCTTCGCCACCAGGATGACCGCTGACCAGGCCATCGTGTTTGTACGTTCCAAACGTCCCAACTCCATCCAGACCAGAGGTCAGCTGTATTGCGTGCGGGAGTTTGCCCAGTTCCTGGTCCCCGTCAGGAGTATTTTCTCCTGTGCTGAGCCCAGGACTAACCCAGTGACCCTGTCCCAGTTCCTGACCCGCCAGGGACACATGCTGCACGGCTATGAGCGCCGGGAGCTCAGGCACCTGCCCAAGATCATCCAGGTGATCTGCAAGCTGCTGCTGGACATCGCTGAGCACTCTCAGGTCATCGAGGAGGACATGCTGGACATCCCTGACATGACGGCCGAGGAGGAGATGGAGTTTGAGCGCTACCGCGACTTTGGCTTCACCAAGGGTAGCTTCGGGGGAGGCAGCATGGGGGGCCAGCCCCGCTTACCGGGACCCCCAACCAAACACCGACACGCCAACGAACCGGCCCTCTTCTACCACCGCAAGAGCCTGAGCTACAGCGAGTCGGACCTGCAGAGGCTAGGCTGTGAGCTCCATCTGCTGACCCAacctctctccaactctctgtcCTCTAGCAACGTGCCTGTGGCCTGTTCTCCCTCCCTGAACTCCCTGCCTAGAACCCTGGCCACAGGCAGCCACGTCACCACCACATACAGCTCCCAAAATGGATCCCTCCCCCATGGGTCCCTCTGGGAGCAGAAGAGCCTGGCGGAGGGATCCCCACTCCTAAAGAAGAGTCAGAAAGCCTGCCAGCGCAGCGAGTCCGAGTGCCACCCCAAGCAGAAAACGTTTGGCAGCATGTTGTTAAGCTGGAAGAAGAAGCAGAGGGAGAAGTTAGCAAACAATGGGAATGTGTCTCAGATAGAGGAGTCAGAGGTGCCCTTCATCACCATCCAAACAGAGCTGTCCAAGGAGGCCAGGCGGCAGCTGGTGGCCCAGGCTCTGGCTGTGGATCTGGAactggatggagaggaggagcacAGGGAGAGACTCCACGCCTGGCAG TCCGGGTTAAACATGGGAGGGGCGTGGGAGAGGCTGTGTACATTGGAGAAGGACCCATTTGTGCTCTCTGGGCTCATGTGGACCTGGCTGGAGCAGCTGAAGGAGCCAGTCATCTCCGTCAAGGATGTACAAAAACTGGACCTTAACGACAGTGACCCTGCAAACCCAGAGGCTGTCTTCAAACCACTGGACCAGGTCAGCAGCACTTATT GCTCCCAGGGAGATGTTGGTGTGCATTCTGGACTGTATGGCTCATGTTCTCACAATACCAGAAGAGGTGGAGGCTGCTTTCCTGGAGCGCACCATCAAGGCTTTCACAAAG ATGGGAAAATGCTCAGCGGTGTATCCGGCCTTGGCAGAGATCCTCAAGCTGGTCCTACATGA
- the LOC121545398 gene encoding androgen-dependent TFPI-regulating protein, which yields MATTMSWGSYLLIHVVIFSWYVFTLSANCSLKITEGHPGAKTYGGRWKYLTFLNLVLQTVFFGLVVLIDIIHLILPSKSLRCGVPLLLVKLRDTIFTIWAFPVGTFVFLSFWLIYHYNRELVFPTFLDDIIPIWLNHAMHTVILPLALLQMYIQPHRYGSKMRGILGLAVLAVLYLGWVLWVRHAAGIWVYPIMERLNSVGLVIFLGVSSITMAPLYLLGEKLNHKIWRSTAVSAGPQRKKKK from the exons ATGGCTACGACCATGTCATGGGGATCATATCTCCTCATTCATGTAGTAATATTTTCATGGTATGTCTTTACCTTATCGGCGAATTGCTCATTGAAAATCACAGAGGGCCACCCAGGAGCTAAAACATATGGAGGCCGCTGGAAATATCTGACTTTCCTCAATCTG GTTTTGCAGACGGTGTTCTTCGGACTCGTTGTTTTGATTGACATTATCCACCTGATATTGCCATCCAAAAGTTTGAGGTGTGGTGTACCTCTCCTCCTAGTGAAATTAAGAGACACCATTTTCACCATTTGGGCTTTTCCTGTTGGGACA TTTGTGTTCTTGTCCTTCTGGTTGATATATCACTACAACAGAGAGCTGGTGTTTCCAACATTTCTAGATGACATTATTCCTATCTGGTTGAACCATGCTATG CATACTGTCATCCTGCCATTGGCGCTGTTGCAGATGTATATTCAGCCTCATAGATACGGCAGCAAGATGAGAGGCATCCTAGGTCTGGCTGTCTTAGCTGTTCTTTATCTGGGATG GGTTCTGTGGGTGCGTCATGCGGCTGGTATCTGGGTGTACCCCATCATGGAGCGCCTGAATTCTGTGGGCCTGGTGATATTCCTGGGGGTGTCGAGCATCACCATGGCCCCCCTCTACCTGCTGGGGGAGAAACTCAACCACAAGATCTGGAGGAGCACTGCCGTATCCGCAG gaCCTCAGAGAAAAAAGAAGAAATAA